The following are encoded in a window of Fluviibacter phosphoraccumulans genomic DNA:
- a CDS encoding YaeQ family protein, with protein MALKATVFKADLQVANLDQNQFGDYSLTLAQHPSETIERVMIRLLAFALYASEDLRFGRGLSNEEDAAVWEIDPSGVTRLWIDVGLPDEARVKKACSRADRAVIITYGGRPSDMWWQQNANALTRYKNLSVIQLSPEDSTKLVEVAGRTMKLSWTIQEGMVYLDNASITPIVLSAQA; from the coding sequence ATGGCACTCAAAGCAACCGTATTCAAAGCAGATTTGCAGGTCGCGAATCTGGATCAGAACCAGTTCGGCGATTATTCCCTGACCTTGGCGCAGCACCCCTCCGAGACGATCGAGCGGGTGATGATTCGTCTGTTGGCGTTTGCGCTTTATGCCTCGGAAGACCTACGCTTTGGCCGGGGTCTTTCCAACGAAGAGGATGCGGCCGTTTGGGAAATTGATCCCTCCGGCGTCACCCGCTTGTGGATTGATGTGGGGCTGCCGGACGAGGCACGCGTTAAAAAGGCTTGTAGCCGTGCTGATCGCGCCGTGATTATTACTTATGGCGGCCGCCCATCCGATATGTGGTGGCAGCAAAATGCCAACGCGCTCACGCGATACAAAAACCTATCGGTGATTCAACTCTCTCCGGAAGACAGTACCAAGCTAGTTGAAGTGGCCGGGCGAACGATGAAGCTCTCGTGGACGATTCAGGAAGGCATGGTCTATCTGGATAACGCGTCCATTACGCCAATCGTTTTGAGCGCGCAGGCCTAA
- a CDS encoding PolC-type DNA polymerase III, with protein sequence MTARTRYLIASAVLSFLMAGPFVAMAIFAWAEGTLEHRAIFTHYFQQLFPLGVLLTVVALVIGFAILNGLFRAYVTGMAATAEQLTVMLSSNRDLRVAVDGPPELRSVIGAMNRLADQRDHKIDEVEARINEQRSIYQALCERSAASTVLDHPLHSLIYTAFDTETTGLQPSQGDEIIQIGALRVSAGHIDADHAFEALVDPQRPISPESEKIHGITDQQVRGKPTIKQVLPEFYDFCEGSVLLGHNVAFDMRFLQMKEQSIRVVFRQPVIDTLLLSAVAYPNQPHHSLEASMALLGVEIEHRHSAYSDAVATAQVFLKLVPLLEARGIITLGQAIEASKKTPYARLSY encoded by the coding sequence TTGACTGCCAGAACACGTTATCTAATTGCGAGTGCCGTGCTGTCATTTTTGATGGCAGGTCCCTTTGTGGCTATGGCGATTTTTGCCTGGGCCGAGGGCACACTTGAGCATCGGGCCATCTTTACACACTATTTCCAGCAGCTTTTTCCGCTGGGGGTGTTGCTGACAGTTGTGGCGCTCGTTATTGGATTTGCCATTTTGAATGGATTGTTTCGAGCCTATGTGACGGGGATGGCGGCTACGGCAGAACAGCTGACTGTGATGCTGAGCAGTAACCGCGATCTCCGCGTGGCGGTAGACGGCCCTCCGGAGTTACGTTCGGTGATCGGGGCAATGAACCGCTTGGCCGATCAACGCGATCACAAAATTGATGAGGTAGAAGCCAGAATCAATGAGCAACGATCGATCTATCAGGCACTCTGTGAACGCTCAGCAGCGAGTACGGTCCTTGATCACCCACTCCATAGCTTGATCTACACCGCGTTTGATACAGAGACTACCGGACTGCAACCCAGTCAGGGTGATGAGATTATCCAGATCGGGGCATTGCGTGTTTCGGCAGGGCATATTGATGCGGATCATGCTTTCGAAGCGTTGGTTGATCCGCAGCGCCCTATAAGCCCGGAAAGTGAAAAGATTCACGGCATCACCGATCAACAAGTACGAGGTAAGCCAACGATAAAACAGGTGCTGCCGGAGTTTTATGATTTCTGTGAAGGCAGCGTGTTGCTCGGTCATAACGTAGCCTTTGATATGCGATTTTTGCAGATGAAAGAGCAAAGCATCCGTGTGGTGTTCCGGCAGCCGGTGATTGACACCTTGCTGCTATCAGCGGTGGCATATCCCAACCAACCGCACCATAGTCTTGAAGCAAGCATGGCGCTTCTGGGCGTTGAGATTGAACATCGGCACAGTGCGTATTCGGATGCCGTGGCAACGGCGCAGGTGTTTTTGAAGCTGGTGCCACTGCTCGAAGCGCGAGGCATCATCACCCTGGGGCAGGCAATTGAGGCCTCAAAGAAAACGCCGTATGCCAGGTTGTCTTACTGA
- a CDS encoding NADP-dependent isocitrate dehydrogenase: MADKKSKIIYTLTDEAPLLATCAFLPIIRTFTSPAGIDIVKSDISVSARVLAEFSEYLKDEQKVPDTLAELGKLTLEPDTNIIKLPNISASVAQLKACVKELQAKGYAIPNYPEDPKTDEEKALIVRYGKCLGSAVNPVLREGNSDRRAPQAVKNFARKHPHSMGKWNQWSQSHVSHMHSGDFYHGEKSMTLDKARNVRMELIAKGGKATVLKEKVALKAGEIIDSMFMSKQALCKFYEQEMEDCRKAGILFSLHVKATMMKVSHPIVFGHCVKIYYKEAFEKHGKLFEELGINVNNGMVDLFDKIKTLPESKRDEIVRDLHACHEHRPELAMVDSAKGITNFHSPNDIIVDASMPAMIRAGGKMWGADGKQYDAKCVMPESTFARIYQEMINFCKTNGNFDPKTMGTVPNVGLMAQKAEEYGSHDKTFEIAEDGIANIVDIDTGEVLLTQNVEKGDIWRMCQVKDEPIRDWVKLAVTRARNSGMPAIFWLDPYRPHEAELIKKVEKYLKDHDTKGLEIHIMSQVRAMRYTLERVIRGLDTISVTGNILRDYLTDLFPIMELGTSAKMLSIVPLMAGGGMYETGAGGSAPKHVQQLTEENHLRWDSLGEFLALAVSLEDLGLKTGNERAKLLAKTLDAATGKLLDNNKSPSPKTGELDNRGSQFYLAMFWAQELANQTQDKALADQFKPLAKTLTDNEAQIVAEMKTVQGKPVDIGGYYKADSEKTKAIMRPSATLNAALKAARV; encoded by the coding sequence ATGGCTGACAAGAAGTCGAAGATTATTTACACGCTGACCGACGAAGCACCCTTACTGGCGACTTGTGCTTTTCTGCCGATCATCCGCACCTTCACTTCGCCTGCCGGCATCGACATCGTTAAGAGCGACATCTCGGTGTCTGCCCGTGTCCTCGCCGAATTTTCCGAATACCTCAAAGACGAGCAAAAAGTACCCGACACCCTTGCCGAACTGGGCAAGCTGACGCTGGAACCAGATACCAACATCATCAAGCTGCCGAACATTAGTGCATCGGTCGCCCAGCTCAAAGCCTGCGTTAAAGAACTCCAAGCCAAGGGCTATGCCATTCCGAATTATCCAGAAGACCCGAAGACCGACGAAGAAAAAGCGCTCATCGTTCGCTACGGCAAGTGTCTGGGTTCAGCCGTCAACCCGGTACTGCGCGAAGGCAACTCGGATCGCCGCGCACCGCAGGCGGTTAAGAACTTCGCCCGCAAGCACCCGCATTCAATGGGTAAATGGAACCAGTGGTCGCAATCACATGTTTCACACATGCATAGCGGTGACTTCTATCACGGCGAAAAGTCGATGACGCTGGACAAGGCGCGCAATGTTCGTATGGAACTCATCGCCAAAGGCGGCAAAGCCACGGTTCTGAAAGAAAAAGTGGCCCTCAAAGCCGGCGAAATCATCGACTCGATGTTCATGAGCAAGCAGGCGTTGTGTAAGTTCTACGAACAGGAAATGGAAGACTGCCGTAAAGCCGGCATTCTGTTCTCGCTGCACGTAAAGGCCACCATGATGAAGGTCTCGCACCCGATCGTGTTTGGTCACTGCGTCAAGATCTATTACAAAGAAGCCTTCGAGAAACACGGCAAACTGTTCGAAGAGCTGGGCATTAACGTGAACAACGGTATGGTGGATCTGTTCGACAAGATCAAGACCTTGCCGGAATCGAAGCGTGACGAAATCGTGCGCGACCTACACGCCTGCCACGAACACCGTCCAGAACTGGCCATGGTGGATTCGGCCAAGGGCATCACCAACTTCCATTCGCCTAACGACATCATCGTCGATGCGTCCATGCCAGCCATGATCCGCGCTGGCGGCAAAATGTGGGGCGCCGATGGCAAGCAATACGATGCCAAGTGCGTGATGCCGGAATCGACCTTCGCCCGTATTTATCAGGAGATGATCAACTTCTGTAAGACCAATGGCAACTTCGATCCGAAGACCATGGGCACTGTGCCGAACGTCGGTCTGATGGCGCAAAAAGCCGAAGAATACGGTTCACACGACAAGACCTTTGAAATCGCCGAAGACGGCATTGCCAACATCGTCGATATCGATACTGGCGAAGTGCTGCTCACCCAGAACGTTGAGAAGGGTGACATCTGGCGTATGTGCCAGGTCAAGGATGAACCGATCCGCGACTGGGTCAAACTGGCCGTCACCCGCGCCCGTAACTCCGGTATGCCCGCCATCTTCTGGCTGGATCCGTACCGTCCGCACGAAGCCGAACTGATCAAGAAGGTAGAAAAATACCTGAAGGATCACGACACCAAGGGTCTGGAAATCCACATCATGTCGCAGGTGCGCGCCATGCGTTACACGCTGGAACGCGTCATCCGCGGCCTGGACACCATCTCCGTTACCGGCAACATCCTGCGCGACTACCTGACCGACCTGTTCCCGATCATGGAACTGGGTACTTCGGCCAAGATGCTGTCGATCGTGCCGCTGATGGCCGGTGGCGGCATGTACGAAACAGGCGCTGGCGGCTCGGCACCGAAGCACGTTCAGCAACTCACCGAAGAAAACCACCTGCGTTGGGATTCGCTGGGCGAGTTCCTGGCACTGGCGGTCTCGCTGGAAGACCTCGGCCTCAAGACGGGCAACGAACGCGCCAAGCTGCTGGCTAAAACGCTGGATGCCGCCACTGGCAAGTTGCTGGATAACAACAAATCGCCTTCGCCAAAAACTGGCGAGCTCGACAACCGTGGCAGTCAGTTCTATCTGGCCATGTTCTGGGCGCAGGAACTGGCTAACCAGACCCAGGACAAAGCCCTGGCTGACCAGTTTAAGCCACTCGCCAAGACACTGACCGACAACGAAGCCCAGATCGTGGCCGAAATGAAAACGGTTCAAGGCAAGCCAGTGGATATCGGCGGTTACTACAAAGCCGATTCAGAAAAGACGAAGGCAATTATGCGTCCAAGCGCGACACTTAATGCCGCACTGAAGGCTGCCCGCGTCTAA
- a CDS encoding NAD(P)H-dependent flavin oxidoreductase, which yields MVYAKATLHDQHSHILPALQPLLEQGALTPLKIGGRTLLPIVQGGMGVGVSAHSLAGTVASCGGIGTIASVDLRHLHTDLAEQTRRVRGEEGKALIEAANQEALRREIRVAKELAQGRGMIAVNVMKALSAYQDYVTTALQEGVDALVVGAGLPLDLPDLAADYPNVALIPILSDARGVKIIMKKWARANRLPGAIVIEHPGYAGGHLGAASVGDLHDARFDFETVIPETRAVLREFGVDDIVPIIAAGGIRSYDDIRRMQSLGAAAAQLGTAFAVTAEGDASPAFKEILAGAREEDMVEFVSVAGLPARAVKTPWLTHYMEKVEKLQARAKEKAQCIKYFDCLAHCGLRDGNGKVGQFCIDHQLTLAYKGEGNKGLFFRGVGDLPFGNQIRSVKDLMSTLLMANVTLSPQT from the coding sequence ATGGTCTATGCCAAAGCCACTTTGCATGATCAACATTCGCATATCCTCCCCGCGCTGCAACCGCTGCTGGAGCAAGGCGCGCTAACCCCCCTCAAAATCGGTGGCCGTACGTTACTGCCAATTGTTCAGGGTGGCATGGGCGTGGGCGTTTCAGCGCACTCGCTGGCAGGCACGGTGGCTTCTTGCGGCGGCATTGGCACCATTGCCTCAGTCGATCTACGTCACCTGCATACCGATCTGGCTGAACAGACCCGCCGTGTCCGCGGTGAAGAAGGCAAAGCACTTATTGAAGCGGCCAATCAGGAAGCCCTGCGCCGCGAGATCCGTGTCGCCAAAGAACTGGCACAGGGTCGCGGCATGATTGCCGTGAATGTCATGAAGGCACTATCGGCTTATCAGGACTACGTCACGACAGCGCTGCAAGAAGGCGTTGATGCATTAGTCGTTGGCGCCGGCTTGCCACTAGACCTACCTGATCTGGCGGCCGACTACCCTAACGTAGCCCTCATCCCGATTCTGTCCGATGCCCGCGGCGTTAAGATCATCATGAAAAAGTGGGCGCGTGCTAACCGCCTGCCCGGTGCGATTGTGATTGAACACCCGGGTTATGCCGGTGGCCACCTAGGCGCTGCGTCCGTCGGCGACCTGCATGATGCCCGCTTTGATTTTGAAACCGTCATCCCCGAAACCCGTGCTGTGCTGCGCGAATTCGGTGTTGACGATATTGTCCCGATTATCGCTGCTGGCGGCATCCGTTCTTATGACGACATCCGCCGCATGCAATCACTCGGCGCAGCCGCCGCACAACTCGGCACAGCCTTTGCAGTCACCGCCGAGGGTGATGCCAGTCCGGCCTTCAAGGAAATCCTAGCCGGTGCCCGTGAAGAAGATATGGTGGAGTTTGTCAGCGTTGCCGGCCTACCCGCCCGCGCTGTCAAAACCCCCTGGCTGACGCACTACATGGAAAAAGTAGAAAAGCTACAAGCCCGTGCCAAAGAGAAGGCACAGTGCATCAAGTATTTCGACTGTCTGGCTCACTGTGGTTTGCGTGATGGCAACGGCAAGGTGGGTCAGTTCTGTATCGACCACCAGCTGACGCTGGCCTATAAGGGCGAAGGCAACAAGGGACTCTTCTTCCGTGGCGTCGGCGACCTGCCCTTCGGCAATCAGATCCGTAGCGTTAAAGATCTGATGAGCACGCTGCTGATGGCTAACGTAACACTCAGCCCGCAGACCTAA
- a CDS encoding methyltransferase — protein sequence MSVEPIPTIRWQQNDTQHEARWISEAGLPAPERVVVADDTLSADAAFRLCRDGTAILWQGDYQNARNLLQALARRADRPPRRGNKTAAPTAAEAFAQHRQSQGRRAGILSNLLIPLTADYRIALRRGQDVVEACTAGLGPAHPEASDAVISLRGLLALVSAYEWRKKGAFVTALDARIHPHFGVFSPVRGEYVDLVAQAPLPQPCNLAFDIGVGSGVLSCLLAKRGIAKVIGTDLDPRALACAQENVHRLGFNTQVAIEAADLFPASAVKADLIVCNPPWLPATPTSPVEAAVYDPNSQMLRAFLSGVADRLAPTGEVWLILSDLAEHLGLRTRDELLGWIQTAHLIVVGRIDTKPHHPKTRDTTDALHKARAAEITSLWRLKTAVRH from the coding sequence ATGTCTGTAGAACCTATCCCAACCATTCGCTGGCAACAAAACGACACGCAACATGAAGCGCGCTGGATTTCTGAGGCCGGCCTGCCTGCACCCGAACGCGTTGTGGTGGCAGATGACACCCTCTCGGCAGATGCCGCGTTCCGCCTGTGCCGGGATGGCACCGCTATTCTTTGGCAAGGCGATTACCAGAATGCCCGTAACCTGTTACAGGCCCTGGCTCGGCGGGCTGACCGGCCACCTCGGCGCGGTAACAAAACCGCCGCACCCACTGCGGCCGAAGCCTTTGCGCAACACCGTCAGAGCCAAGGGCGGCGTGCTGGCATTCTGAGCAACCTGCTCATCCCGCTTACGGCCGATTACCGAATCGCGCTGCGCCGTGGGCAGGATGTTGTCGAAGCCTGCACAGCAGGGCTGGGCCCAGCCCATCCGGAAGCTAGCGATGCTGTCATTAGCCTACGTGGCCTATTAGCGCTGGTTAGCGCCTATGAATGGCGTAAAAAAGGCGCCTTCGTCACAGCGCTTGATGCCCGCATACACCCACACTTCGGCGTCTTCTCACCCGTACGGGGCGAGTATGTAGACCTGGTTGCTCAGGCGCCCCTGCCTCAACCTTGCAATCTGGCCTTCGATATCGGTGTCGGCTCCGGCGTGCTGTCCTGCCTGCTGGCCAAGCGCGGCATCGCCAAGGTTATCGGCACTGATCTCGATCCCAGAGCACTGGCTTGTGCGCAGGAGAATGTGCATCGCCTTGGTTTCAATACCCAGGTCGCCATTGAAGCAGCGGATCTATTCCCCGCTTCAGCAGTCAAGGCGGATCTGATCGTCTGCAACCCTCCCTGGCTACCCGCTACGCCAACCTCTCCTGTGGAAGCCGCTGTTTACGATCCAAATTCGCAGATGCTCAGGGCCTTTTTATCCGGGGTGGCTGATCGACTTGCGCCCACTGGGGAAGTCTGGCTGATTCTGTCTGATCTTGCCGAGCATTTAGGGCTACGCACCCGGGATGAATTACTCGGCTGGATTCAAACCGCGCATCTCATCGTGGTCGGCCGAATAGATACCAAACCGCATCACCCTAAAACCCGCGACACCACTGACGCACTGCACAAAGCCAGAGCCGCGGAAATCACCTCGCTATGGCGACTAAAAACGGCCGTAAGGCATTGA
- a CDS encoding GIY-YIG nuclease family protein: protein MADKPWFLYLLECANGSYYAGITTDVAARFLAHQQGKGARYTRANPPIRILAQAEYADRSAASKAEWALKQLPREAKPGFFRSAG from the coding sequence ATGGCAGACAAGCCCTGGTTTCTGTATTTGCTGGAGTGTGCCAACGGCAGCTACTATGCAGGCATTACGACCGACGTCGCGGCGCGTTTTCTGGCGCATCAGCAGGGTAAGGGCGCACGTTATACCCGCGCTAACCCACCTATCAGAATTCTGGCACAAGCCGAATATGCAGATCGATCCGCAGCCTCCAAGGCCGAATGGGCCTTGAAGCAATTGCCGCGGGAGGCGAAGCCGGGATTCTTTAGGTCTGCGGGCTGA
- a CDS encoding NAD(P)H-dependent flavin oxidoreductase codes for MTTLIGLSRTNLPFARGEVKFHENRRNQMRLDQFLGIELPIIQAPMAGVQNSALTIAVSNAGGLGSLPCAMLSADELRYELQTIKSKSDRPFNVNFFCHESPVPDERTATAWRALFNDYYAELGIQPTAKPSSAARMPINMEIAELVCEYAPAVVSFHFGLPSQEIMDTIHSCGAKILSSATTVEEAIWLEAHGADAVIAQGLEAGGHRGMFLSEEISTQVGTFALVPQIVQAVKLPVIASGGIADARGVRAAMDLGASGVQVGTAYMLCPEANTSAVHRTALKSDSARVTALTNIFSGRPARGIVNRLMRELGPINSDTPRFPLAAAASALLRAKAESMGSGDFSPLWAGQNVSGCKEISAGVLTKALAERL; via the coding sequence ATGACCACTTTGATAGGGCTTAGTAGGACAAATCTTCCGTTTGCCAGAGGCGAAGTAAAATTCCATGAAAACAGGAGAAATCAGATGCGTCTGGATCAGTTTCTAGGGATTGAGCTTCCCATTATTCAAGCCCCGATGGCAGGTGTTCAAAATAGTGCGCTTACCATCGCAGTCTCGAATGCTGGCGGCCTAGGTTCGCTACCTTGTGCAATGCTTTCCGCCGATGAGCTGCGCTACGAGCTACAGACAATCAAGTCTAAATCCGACCGACCGTTCAATGTCAATTTTTTCTGCCATGAATCACCGGTGCCGGATGAACGCACGGCTACCGCTTGGCGTGCGCTGTTCAATGATTACTATGCCGAGCTCGGAATTCAACCTACCGCTAAGCCATCAAGCGCGGCACGAATGCCCATTAACATGGAAATAGCGGAGTTAGTATGTGAATACGCCCCTGCTGTTGTGAGTTTCCATTTTGGATTGCCGTCACAAGAAATCATGGACACGATTCATTCTTGTGGCGCAAAAATATTGTCGTCAGCAACCACCGTTGAAGAAGCCATTTGGCTTGAGGCGCATGGCGCTGATGCTGTTATTGCGCAAGGTCTTGAGGCAGGCGGACATCGTGGCATGTTCCTCAGCGAAGAGATTAGTACGCAGGTAGGCACTTTTGCACTGGTTCCCCAAATAGTGCAGGCGGTAAAGTTGCCTGTTATCGCGTCGGGTGGAATAGCTGATGCACGAGGTGTTCGGGCGGCAATGGATTTGGGGGCTTCCGGTGTTCAAGTCGGTACGGCTTACATGCTTTGTCCTGAAGCAAACACCAGTGCGGTTCACCGTACAGCTCTGAAGAGCGATAGTGCCAGAGTCACCGCGTTGACCAATATCTTCTCTGGCAGGCCAGCTCGCGGTATCGTCAATCGTTTGATGAGGGAACTGGGGCCAATTAATTCTGATACCCCCAGATTCCCACTTGCCGCAGCTGCATCAGCCCTTTTGAGGGCCAAAGCCGAAAGTATGGGTAGTGGAGACTTTTCACCTTTGTGGGCAGGACAGAATGTTTCTGGGTGTAAGGAAATTTCTGCAGGAGTTCTTACCAAGGCGCTTGCGGAACGCTTGTAG
- a CDS encoding cation acetate symporter: MNRFYTKLMLALLALAPQALLAAGPAMESAEKQSLNIPAIVMFLIFVAMTLGITYWAASRTKSAADFYTAGGGISGFQNGLAIAGDYMSAATLLGLTAMVYSKGYDGYIYMLAFFAGWPCILFLMADRLRNLGRFTFADITSYRLDQGKVRTMAAISSLTVVCFYLIAQMVGAGQLIKLLFGLDYEIAVVVVGALMMVYVTFGGMIATTWVQIIKACLLLTGGTIVMVLAMTQFDFSYTNLIERVTTLHKNGFALLTPGNLLSDPITAISLCMGLMFGTAGLPHILMRFFTVSDAKEARKSVLYASGFVGFFFNVIFLMGLTAILIVGQDTQFFEGGDIGGKIVGGGNMIAMHLAKAVGGDLLLGFLAAVAFATILAVVSGLALAGASAISHDLYARVIKKGKASESKELAVSKLASIALGIVAVGLGILFEKQNVAFMVGLAFGIAASANFPVLFLSMYWKGLTTRGALAGGYAGLICAVTLVLLSKSVWVAVFGNAQAIFPYDQPAIFSMPLAFIVTFIVSKLDSSRQAKAERDAFADQFVRAQTGLGAAEASKH; the protein is encoded by the coding sequence ATGAACCGTTTTTATACCAAACTCATGTTGGCCTTGCTGGCCCTAGCGCCGCAAGCACTGCTGGCAGCCGGCCCTGCAATGGAGAGCGCTGAAAAACAGTCGCTCAATATCCCGGCTATCGTCATGTTCCTGATTTTTGTGGCCATGACGCTGGGTATTACTTATTGGGCCGCCAGTCGGACCAAATCGGCGGCTGACTTCTACACAGCAGGTGGCGGCATCTCCGGCTTTCAAAACGGTTTGGCGATTGCTGGCGACTACATGTCGGCCGCTACCCTGCTCGGTCTGACTGCCATGGTCTACAGCAAAGGCTACGATGGCTACATTTATATGCTGGCGTTCTTTGCTGGCTGGCCTTGTATTCTTTTCCTGATGGCGGATCGTCTACGCAACCTCGGCCGTTTTACCTTTGCCGACATCACGTCATACCGTCTGGATCAGGGCAAAGTACGGACCATGGCGGCGATCTCGTCACTGACCGTCGTCTGTTTCTATCTCATCGCCCAGATGGTCGGTGCCGGTCAGCTGATCAAGCTACTCTTCGGTCTGGACTATGAAATTGCGGTCGTCGTTGTTGGCGCGCTCATGATGGTTTACGTAACGTTTGGCGGGATGATTGCCACCACCTGGGTACAGATCATCAAGGCCTGCCTGCTGTTGACTGGGGGCACCATCGTGATGGTTCTGGCAATGACCCAGTTCGACTTCTCCTATACCAATCTGATCGAGCGTGTGACCACCCTGCACAAGAATGGCTTCGCCCTTCTCACGCCGGGTAATCTGCTGTCTGATCCGATCACGGCCATTTCGCTGTGTATGGGTTTGATGTTCGGTACCGCCGGTCTGCCGCACATTCTGATGCGCTTTTTTACGGTCTCTGATGCCAAGGAAGCACGCAAGTCGGTGCTCTATGCTTCTGGCTTTGTCGGCTTTTTCTTTAACGTGATCTTCCTGATGGGCCTCACGGCAATCCTGATCGTGGGTCAGGACACCCAGTTCTTTGAAGGTGGCGACATCGGCGGCAAAATTGTCGGTGGTGGCAACATGATCGCCATGCACCTGGCCAAGGCGGTGGGCGGTGACTTACTGCTCGGCTTCCTCGCAGCAGTGGCTTTTGCCACGATTCTGGCGGTGGTATCCGGACTGGCCCTGGCTGGTGCCTCGGCTATTTCGCACGACCTTTATGCACGCGTCATCAAAAAAGGTAAAGCCAGCGAATCGAAAGAGCTGGCTGTATCCAAGCTGGCATCGATTGCTTTGGGCATCGTGGCAGTTGGCCTTGGCATTCTGTTCGAAAAGCAAAACGTGGCCTTTATGGTGGGTCTGGCCTTTGGTATTGCCGCATCGGCTAACTTCCCCGTGCTGTTCCTTTCCATGTACTGGAAGGGCTTAACAACCCGTGGCGCACTGGCGGGCGGTTACGCGGGCCTGATCTGTGCCGTGACACTGGTGCTTCTGTCGAAATCAGTGTGGGTAGCGGTCTTTGGCAATGCGCAGGCGATCTTCCCATACGATCAACCCGCCATTTTCTCAATGCCCTTGGCCTTTATTGTGACCTTTATTGTTTCTAAGCTGGATTCCAGCCGTCAGGCCAAGGCCGAGCGAGACGCTTTTGCAGACCAGTTTGTGCGTGCACAAACTGGTCTGGGTGCTGCCGAAGCGTCGAAGCACTAA
- a CDS encoding IS1595 family transposase has translation MVTKNRYYRRSRISEAKFRQLVRCFAMDLTATVTAEMTGISLRSVNTIYLKIRQRLAEACEQASPLNGSVEVDESYFGAHRVRGRRGRGAYGKTIVFGLLKRQGMVYTEIVPDCTKATLQGIIRGHIDPASVIHSDGWLGYDGLVDIGFDKHFRVNHGANEFASGERHINGIESFWSYAKRRMAKFNGLTKRTFYLHLKETEFRFNHRGDNLYLVILKTLRLNPL, from the coding sequence ATGGTTACTAAAAACAGGTACTACCGCCGTTCGAGAATCAGCGAGGCTAAATTTCGCCAGCTGGTGCGGTGTTTTGCGATGGATCTGACGGCAACTGTGACTGCAGAAATGACGGGTATCTCGCTTCGTTCTGTGAATACGATCTACCTGAAGATTCGCCAGCGACTGGCTGAAGCCTGTGAACAAGCTTCGCCTCTGAACGGTTCGGTTGAAGTGGATGAGTCCTACTTCGGTGCCCACCGTGTTCGAGGTCGACGTGGGCGTGGTGCCTACGGCAAGACGATTGTCTTTGGTCTGCTCAAGCGCCAGGGTATGGTCTACACAGAAATCGTGCCTGACTGCACCAAGGCCACACTGCAAGGGATTATCCGAGGCCACATCGACCCGGCTTCGGTTATCCATTCTGATGGCTGGCTTGGTTACGACGGGCTGGTGGATATCGGCTTTGACAAGCATTTCCGAGTCAACCACGGGGCCAATGAGTTCGCCTCGGGCGAACGGCACATCAACGGTATCGAAAGTTTCTGGAGCTATGCAAAGAGACGTATGGCCAAGTTCAACGGCTTGACCAAGCGTACCTTCTATCTGCATCTCAAGGAAACTGAGTTTCGATTCAATCATCGGGGTGATAACCTTTACCTCGTCATACTCAAAACATTACGTCTTAACCCGCTTTAA
- a CDS encoding DUF485 domain-containing protein, producing MSTMNQRVINNPKFQNLVVKRGRYAWSLSILVLAVFYGFVLLVAFQPTLIGSPISEGSAWTYGVVGGLFIFISFWLLMARYVHRANGEFDAINQEILREAWKGEQQ from the coding sequence ATGAGCACCATGAACCAACGGGTAATAAATAACCCGAAGTTCCAGAACCTGGTGGTAAAGCGGGGACGTTACGCCTGGTCCTTATCCATTCTGGTACTGGCTGTCTTTTATGGCTTTGTCCTGCTGGTTGCTTTTCAGCCCACGCTGATCGGCTCACCGATTAGTGAAGGTTCAGCCTGGACTTACGGCGTTGTCGGCGGCCTTTTCATATTCATCTCGTTCTGGCTACTCATGGCGCGTTATGTACATCGCGCCAATGGCGAGTTCGACGCCATCAATCAGGAAATCCTGCGCGAAGCCTGGAAGGGAGAGCAGCAATGA